Proteins encoded within one genomic window of Bradyrhizobium sp. AZCC 1719:
- a CDS encoding TfoX/Sxy family protein, which produces MDRDFLIDLFADFGPVTIRRMFSGFGISADGTNFALSLRAGLYLRADQQTIPQFEAEGSTPFQYQTRAKTVTVNSYWQLPARLFDDSEELAEWARAALAAAQRAALRKRPKARKAAKPKVSSKAVNKPAGSREPAAKARKARRK; this is translated from the coding sequence ATGGATCGCGATTTTCTGATCGATCTGTTTGCGGACTTCGGCCCCGTCACCATCCGCCGGATGTTCTCCGGATTTGGCATATCCGCCGACGGCACCAACTTCGCACTGTCGCTACGCGCAGGGCTTTATCTTCGCGCTGATCAACAAACGATCCCGCAATTCGAAGCAGAGGGATCGACACCATTTCAATATCAGACGCGGGCCAAGACCGTTACTGTAAACTCGTATTGGCAATTGCCGGCTCGTCTGTTCGACGACTCCGAGGAATTGGCCGAATGGGCGAGGGCTGCGCTGGCGGCGGCGCAGCGCGCGGCGTTACGCAAGCGCCCGAAGGCGCGCAAGGCGGCGAAGCCGAAGGTCTCGAGCAAGGCTGTGAACAAGCCGGCTGGCAGCCGTGAGCCGGCAGCGAAGGCGAGGAAGGCGCGGCGCAAATAG
- a CDS encoding HesB/IscA family protein has protein sequence MDTIVQSKPKPRPRPQVMKLTEAAAARITELTKRADSEIVGLRVGIKNGGCAGQSYTVEYAHEIRPTDEVVEDKGVKILVDPKAVLFLLGTEMDYKADKLQAQFIFNNPNQVSACGCGESVQLTPAKV, from the coding sequence ATGGATACCATCGTCCAGTCCAAGCCGAAGCCGAGGCCGCGCCCGCAGGTCATGAAGCTGACCGAGGCCGCCGCCGCGCGGATCACGGAGCTGACCAAACGCGCCGATTCCGAGATCGTGGGCTTGCGCGTTGGCATCAAAAACGGCGGCTGCGCCGGGCAATCCTATACGGTGGAATATGCCCATGAGATCCGCCCCACCGACGAAGTCGTCGAGGACAAGGGCGTCAAGATTCTGGTCGATCCCAAGGCGGTCCTGTTCCTGCTCGGCACCGAGATGGACTACAAGGCCGACAAGCTCCAGGCGCAGTTCATCTTCAACAACCCGAACCAGGTTTCCGCCTGTGGCTGCGGCGAGTCGGTTCAACTGACACCTGCGAAGGTTTGA
- a CDS encoding VOC family protein, protein MPKLSGVIETALYVDDLDRARAFYEEVLGLEALTADPRFVAFDVGGRSVLLLFRRGSAPETIQLPGGTIPPHDGSGPIHMAFAIPAAEMPVWEEALGEHNVAIEGRTDWPRGGKSIYFRDPDNHLLELATPGIWKIY, encoded by the coding sequence TTGCCCAAGCTATCCGGCGTCATCGAGACTGCACTCTATGTCGATGACCTCGACCGCGCCCGCGCGTTCTACGAGGAGGTGCTGGGTTTGGAAGCGCTGACGGCGGATCCGCGGTTCGTTGCTTTCGATGTCGGTGGACGGAGCGTGCTGCTGCTGTTTCGCCGCGGCTCGGCGCCTGAGACGATCCAACTCCCCGGCGGCACCATTCCGCCGCATGATGGCAGCGGCCCCATTCACATGGCCTTTGCCATTCCGGCGGCTGAGATGCCGGTGTGGGAAGAGGCACTCGGCGAGCACAATGTCGCGATCGAAGGCAGGACGGACTGGCCGCGCGGCGGGAAAAGCATCTACTTCCGCGACCCGGACAACCATTTGCTGGAACTGGCGACGCCGGGAATTTGGAAGATTTACTAG
- a CDS encoding SUF system Fe-S cluster assembly protein yields MSDTAEVKTANMETNSALPPEETERLGTEIVAALKTVFDPEIPADIYELGLIYKVDLKDDRSVDVTMTLTTPNCPAAGELPTMVENAIASVPGVGVVNVNLVWDPAWTPDRMSDEARLVLNMW; encoded by the coding sequence ATGAGTGACACAGCCGAAGTCAAAACCGCCAACATGGAAACCAATTCGGCGCTGCCGCCGGAGGAGACGGAGCGGCTCGGCACGGAAATCGTTGCCGCGCTGAAGACGGTGTTCGACCCGGAAATTCCGGCCGACATTTACGAACTCGGACTGATCTACAAGGTCGACCTGAAGGACGACCGCAGCGTCGATGTGACGATGACGCTGACCACCCCGAATTGTCCGGCGGCCGGCGAATTGCCGACCATGGTGGAGAACGCGATCGCCAGCGTGCCTGGCGTCGGTGTCGTCAATGTCAATCTGGTGTGGGATCCGGCCTGGACGCCGGATCGGATGTCCGACGAGGCGCGCCTCGTCCTCAACATGTGGTGA
- a CDS encoding cysteine desulfurase, which produces MTQHPAVKNGAYDVARVREDFPALAMKVYGKPLVYLDNAASAQKPTAVLDRMTEAYRSEYANVHRGLHYLANAATEAYEGGRAKVAKFINAGRSEEIIFTRNVTEAINLVASSWGEPNIKQGDEIVLSIMEHHSNIVPWHFLRERHGAVIKWAPVDDDGNFLIEEFEKLLTPRTKLVAITQMSNALGTFVPVKEVVKLAHDRGILVLVDGAQGAVHLPIDVQDLDCDFYAFTGHKIYGPTGIGALYAKHEHLVAMRPYNGGGEMIREVAKDWVTYGEPPHKFEAGTPPIVEAIGLGAAIDYVNSIGKERIAAHEHDLLNYAQDRLREINSLRLIGTARGKGPVISFEMKGAHPHDVATVIDRQGIAVRAGTHCVMPLLERFNVTATCRASFGMYNTREEVDHLAQALIKAQDLFA; this is translated from the coding sequence ATGACCCAGCATCCGGCGGTCAAGAATGGCGCCTACGACGTGGCCCGCGTGCGGGAGGATTTCCCCGCGCTGGCGATGAAGGTCTATGGCAAGCCGCTGGTTTACCTCGACAATGCCGCCTCCGCGCAGAAGCCGACCGCCGTGCTCGATCGCATGACGGAAGCCTACAGAAGCGAATACGCCAACGTACATCGCGGCCTGCACTATCTCGCCAATGCCGCAACGGAGGCCTACGAGGGCGGCCGCGCCAAGGTGGCGAAATTCATTAACGCAGGGCGCAGTGAAGAAATTATCTTCACCCGCAATGTCACCGAGGCCATCAATCTGGTGGCATCGTCCTGGGGCGAGCCCAACATCAAGCAGGGCGACGAGATCGTGCTCTCGATCATGGAGCACCACTCCAACATTGTGCCCTGGCACTTTTTGCGCGAGCGCCATGGCGCCGTGATCAAATGGGCGCCGGTCGACGACGACGGCAATTTCCTGATCGAGGAGTTCGAGAAGCTTCTGACACCGCGCACCAAGCTCGTCGCCATCACTCAGATGTCGAACGCGCTTGGCACCTTCGTCCCGGTCAAGGAAGTCGTGAAGCTCGCCCATGACCGCGGCATTCTGGTGCTGGTCGACGGCGCGCAAGGCGCTGTGCATTTGCCGATCGACGTGCAGGACCTCGATTGCGATTTCTATGCCTTCACCGGCCACAAGATCTATGGTCCGACCGGGATTGGCGCGCTGTACGCCAAGCACGAGCACCTGGTCGCGATGCGGCCCTATAATGGCGGCGGCGAGATGATCCGCGAGGTGGCAAAGGACTGGGTCACCTATGGCGAGCCGCCGCACAAGTTCGAAGCCGGGACGCCGCCGATCGTCGAGGCGATCGGGCTGGGCGCTGCGATCGATTACGTCAACTCGATCGGCAAGGAGCGCATCGCCGCCCACGAGCACGATCTTTTGAACTACGCTCAGGACCGGCTGCGCGAAATCAATTCGCTGCGGCTGATCGGCACCGCGCGCGGCAAGGGGCCGGTGATCTCCTTCGAGATGAAGGGCGCCCATCCTCACGACGTCGCAACCGTAATTGACCGGCAGGGAATCGCGGTGCGCGCCGGCACCCATTGCGTGATGCCGCTTTTAGAGCGGTTCAATGTCACAGCCACCTGCCGGGCGTCGTTTGGAATGTATAATACCCGGGAAGAAGTCGACCATCTGGCACAGGCGCTGATCAAGGCGCAGGATTTGTTCGCATGA
- the sufD gene encoding Fe-S cluster assembly protein SufD, translated as MNVVLAKNETGRALSDSFAVARDRLPGGGKVAEARNTAFEAYERVGLPHRRLEEWKYTDLRALMREVLPLAATPDAAALKQAAAAVKLQAIKGARRLVLVDGVFAPKLSELEGLEKGVTVSTLRDVLETGDAALQTQLFTPDNANPMVALNSAMMTDGVVIEIANGVVLKQPLQIIHVASGATPAAIYTRSLLRLGKDTGATLVESYIAAEGAKAYQAHDSLIVAIGDNSRLDHVRLVEDGRDAFNISSAVITLGAHAHFNTFGMTSGAAVSRYQATIAFAGEGSRVETNGVNLLNGRQHADTTLFMDHAVPHCASREVFRAVVDDRGHSVFQGRIIVRPDAQKTDAKMMTRALLLSDDAEADNKPELEIFADDVTCGHGATTGALDESLLFYLRARGLSEKEAQALLIQAFVGEAIESIVNDDLRELAIAAAQRWLEARA; from the coding sequence ATGAATGTAGTTCTGGCAAAAAACGAGACCGGGCGCGCGCTGAGCGACAGCTTTGCGGTGGCGCGCGATCGGCTGCCGGGCGGCGGCAAGGTCGCCGAGGCGCGGAATACCGCCTTCGAGGCCTATGAGCGCGTCGGCCTGCCGCACCGGCGGCTCGAGGAATGGAAATACACCGATCTGCGCGCGCTGATGCGCGAGGTGCTGCCGCTGGCGGCCACACCGGATGCGGCCGCGCTGAAGCAGGCTGCTGCCGCCGTGAAGCTGCAGGCGATCAAGGGTGCGCGTCGGCTGGTGCTGGTGGACGGCGTGTTCGCGCCGAAGCTCTCCGAATTGGAGGGGTTGGAGAAGGGCGTTACCGTCAGCACTTTACGCGACGTGCTGGAAACCGGGGACGCCGCGCTGCAGACGCAGCTATTCACGCCCGACAATGCCAATCCGATGGTTGCGCTCAACAGCGCGATGATGACCGACGGCGTGGTGATCGAGATCGCCAACGGCGTCGTGCTGAAGCAGCCGCTGCAGATCATTCATGTCGCGAGCGGCGCCACGCCGGCTGCGATATACACCCGTTCGCTGCTGCGTCTCGGCAAGGATACCGGCGCGACGCTGGTCGAGAGCTACATCGCGGCCGAGGGTGCGAAGGCCTATCAGGCGCATGACTCGCTGATCGTCGCAATCGGCGATAATTCGCGGCTCGACCATGTTCGACTGGTAGAGGATGGCCGCGACGCGTTCAACATCTCCTCCGCCGTCATCACGCTGGGTGCCCACGCGCATTTCAACACCTTTGGCATGACCTCGGGCGCCGCCGTCAGCCGCTATCAGGCGACCATCGCTTTTGCCGGTGAGGGTTCGAGAGTCGAGACCAACGGCGTCAATCTGCTCAACGGGCGCCAGCACGCCGACACCACGCTGTTCATGGATCACGCGGTGCCGCATTGCGCCAGCCGCGAAGTGTTCCGCGCCGTGGTCGACGACCGTGGCCATTCGGTGTTCCAGGGCCGCATCATCGTGCGTCCCGATGCCCAGAAGACCGACGCGAAGATGATGACGCGGGCACTGCTGTTGTCCGACGACGCCGAGGCCGACAACAAGCCGGAGCTCGAGATCTTCGCCGATGACGTTACCTGCGGCCATGGCGCCACCACTGGCGCGCTGGACGAGAGCTTGCTGTTCTACCTGCGTGCCCGCGGCCTTTCCGAGAAGGAGGCCCAGGCGCTGTTGATCCAGGCCTTTGTTGGTGAGGCCATCGAATCCATCGTCAACGACGATCTGCGCGAGCTCGCAATCGCCGCCGCGCAGCGTTGGCTGGAGGCACGGGCATGA
- the sufC gene encoding Fe-S cluster assembly ATPase SufC, translating into MSLLEVKDLKVRVEDREILHGLTLTVNPGEVHAIMGPNGSGKSTLSHVIAGKPGYEVTDGQILFKGEDLLEMEPDERAAKGVFLAFQYPVEIPGVATMNFLRTALNAQRKARGESEFSTPDFLKKVREVAKSLNIPQDMLKRGVNVGFSGGEKKRNEILQMALFEPAVCILDEMDSGLDIDALRIAADGVNALRSPDRAMVVITHYQRLLNYIVPDFVHVMSKGRVVKSGGKDLALELEASGYTQFEDAA; encoded by the coding sequence ATGTCATTGCTTGAAGTGAAAGACCTGAAGGTTCGTGTCGAGGATCGCGAAATTCTCCACGGGTTGACGCTGACCGTGAACCCGGGCGAAGTCCACGCGATCATGGGACCGAATGGCTCCGGCAAATCCACCCTGAGCCACGTCATCGCGGGCAAGCCGGGCTACGAAGTCACCGACGGCCAGATCCTGTTCAAGGGCGAGGATCTCCTTGAAATGGAGCCGGACGAGCGCGCCGCCAAGGGCGTGTTCCTGGCGTTCCAGTATCCGGTCGAAATTCCCGGCGTCGCCACCATGAACTTCCTCCGCACCGCGCTGAACGCGCAGCGCAAGGCGCGCGGCGAAAGCGAGTTCTCCACGCCGGACTTCCTGAAGAAGGTGCGCGAGGTCGCAAAGTCGCTCAACATCCCCCAGGACATGCTCAAGCGCGGCGTCAATGTCGGCTTCTCCGGCGGCGAGAAGAAGCGCAACGAGATTTTGCAGATGGCGCTGTTCGAGCCGGCCGTCTGCATCCTCGATGAAATGGATTCCGGCCTCGACATCGACGCGCTCAGGATCGCCGCCGACGGCGTCAACGCGCTGCGTTCGCCCGATCGCGCCATGGTGGTCATCACCCACTACCAGCGGCTGCTCAACTACATCGTGCCCGATTTCGTGCATGTGATGTCGAAGGGCCGCGTCGTGAAGAGCGGCGGCAAGGATCTGGCTCTGGAGCTCGAGGCTTCCGGCTATACCCAGTTCGAAGACGCGGCCTGA
- the sufB gene encoding Fe-S cluster assembly protein SufB: MPAVQETVERVRRIDVDQYRYGFETLIESDKAPKGLSEDTVRFISAKKNEPAWMLEWRLEAYRRWLTMTEPTWARVNYPKIDYQDIYYYAAPKPKKTLSSIDEIDPEILKTYEKLGIPLREVAILEGVEPPPGGEPSANRKIAVDAVFDSVSVATTFQKELKAAGVIFMPISEAIREHPELVKKYLGSVVPTSDNYFATLNSAVFSDGSFVYVPPGVRCPMELSTYFRINERNTGQFERTLIIADKGSYVSYLEGCTAPQRDENQLHAAVVELVALDDAEIKYSTVQNWYPGNSEGLGGIYNFVTKRGDCRGNHSKISWTQVETGSAITWKYPSCILRGDNSRGEFYSIAISNGHQQVDSGTKMLHLGKNTSSRIISKGIAAGVSQNTYRGLVTAHRKATGARNYTACDSLLIGDKCGAHTVPYVEAKNSSATFEHEATTSKISEDVLFYCTQRGLSQEEAVGLVVNGFVKDVLQQLPMEFAVEAQKLISISLEGSVG; the protein is encoded by the coding sequence ATGCCAGCCGTACAAGAGACGGTCGAGCGCGTACGCCGCATCGACGTCGATCAATATCGATATGGTTTTGAGACGCTGATCGAGTCCGACAAGGCCCCCAAGGGACTGTCGGAAGACACCGTCCGCTTCATTTCTGCGAAGAAGAACGAGCCGGCCTGGATGCTGGAATGGCGTCTGGAGGCCTATCGCCGCTGGTTGACCATGACCGAGCCTACCTGGGCGCGCGTCAACTATCCCAAGATCGACTACCAGGACATCTATTACTACGCGGCGCCGAAGCCGAAGAAGACGCTGTCGTCGATCGATGAGATCGATCCCGAAATCCTCAAGACCTACGAGAAGCTCGGCATACCCTTGCGCGAAGTCGCCATTCTCGAAGGCGTCGAGCCCCCGCCCGGCGGCGAGCCGTCGGCCAACCGCAAGATCGCGGTCGACGCGGTGTTCGACTCGGTTTCGGTGGCGACCACCTTCCAGAAGGAGCTGAAGGCTGCCGGCGTGATCTTTATGCCGATCTCGGAGGCGATCCGCGAACATCCCGAGCTGGTGAAGAAGTATCTCGGCTCGGTCGTGCCGACCTCGGACAATTATTTCGCGACGCTGAACTCGGCGGTGTTCTCCGATGGCTCGTTCGTCTACGTGCCGCCGGGCGTGCGCTGCCCGATGGAGCTGTCGACCTATTTCCGCATCAACGAGCGCAACACCGGCCAGTTCGAGCGCACGCTGATCATCGCCGACAAGGGCTCCTACGTCAGCTATCTCGAAGGCTGCACCGCACCGCAGCGCGACGAGAACCAGTTGCATGCGGCGGTCGTTGAACTCGTCGCGCTCGACGACGCCGAGATCAAATATTCGACCGTGCAGAACTGGTACCCCGGCAATTCCGAAGGCTTGGGCGGCATCTACAATTTCGTCACCAAGCGTGGCGACTGCCGCGGCAACCATTCGAAGATCTCCTGGACCCAGGTCGAGACCGGGTCGGCGATCACCTGGAAGTATCCGAGCTGCATCCTGCGCGGCGACAATTCGCGCGGCGAGTTCTACTCGATCGCGATCTCGAACGGTCACCAGCAGGTCGATAGCGGCACCAAGATGCTCCATCTCGGCAAGAACACGTCGAGCCGGATCATTTCCAAGGGCATCGCCGCAGGCGTGTCGCAAAATACCTATCGCGGCCTCGTCACCGCCCATCGCAAGGCGACCGGCGCACGCAACTATACGGCCTGCGACTCGCTTCTGATCGGCGACAAATGCGGTGCGCATACCGTGCCTTACGTCGAAGCGAAGAACTCGTCCGCGACGTTTGAGCACGAAGCGACGACGTCAAAGATCTCCGAGGACGTGCTGTTCTATTGCACCCAGCGCGGGCTCTCGCAGGAAGAAGCTGTCGGCCTCGTGGTCAATGGCTTCGTGAAGGACGTGCTGCAGCAACTGCCGATGGAGTTCGCGGTTGAGGCGCAGAAGCTGATCTCGATCTCGCTCGAAGGATCGGTTGGATAG